From Leptotrichia sp. OH3620_COT-345:
ATTTAGAGTAAATCGCTATATCCTATGTGGATATACAGTATGTTTGATAAAGAAACATAGATTGAAGAAATGAGCTTTTTAAAAGTTTTAGTTTATAAAATAACAGAGAATATATAATAGAATGTTGGAAGGAGGAAACATGCCTACTATTAATCAATTAGTAAGATTTGGTAGAAGTACATCTGAAAAAAAGAAAAAATCACCTGCATTAAAAGGAAATCCACAAAAAAGAGGTGTGTGTGTCAGAGTATATACAACTACACCTAAAAAACCGAATTCAGCCTTAAGAAAGGTAGCAAGGGTTAAACTTGTAAACGGAATTGAAGTTACAGCATACATCCCGGGAATCGGACATAATCTTCAGGAACATAGTATTGTCCTTATAAGAGGAGGAAGAACAAAGGATTTGCCGGGGGTTAGATATAAAATAATCAGAGGTGCTTTAGATACTGCGGGAGTAGTAAATAGAAAACAGGCAAGATCCAGATACGGAACTAAGAAACCTGCTGCGGCAAGTTCAAACTAAAATTTTTAAAAAGTAAGGAGGACAAATAGTGTCAAGAAGAAGAAGAGCAGAAAAAAGAGACGTTTTACCTGATTCTCAATTTAATGATAAAGTAGTAACAAAATTTATAAACGGATTAATGAAAGACGGGAAAAAATCATTAGCTGAAAAAATATTTTATACAGCATTGAAAGAAATAACTGAAGAAACTCAAGAAGAAGGAATTGAAATCTTTAGAAGAGCTATGGAAAATGTAAGACCACAGCTGGAAGTAAGATCGAGAAGAATCGGAGGGGCGACTTATCAAGTTCCTGTTGAAGTGAGAAAAGAAAGACAACAGGCATTGGCAATAAGATGGCTTGTAAGATATACAAGAGAAAGAAAAGAATACGGAATGGTAAACAAATTGAAAAAAGAACTGATTGCTGCAGCAAATAATGAAGGCGGCTCAGTTAAGAAGAAAGACGACACATATAAAATGGCGGAAGCTAACAGAGCGTTTGCACATTATAAGTGGTAATCAGAAGTTTTGATTTGTACATTTATCAGGCAATAAATTGATAAGGAGGAAATAACGGAATGGCAAGAAAAGTTGCTTTGAAAGATACTAGAAACATTGGTATCATGGCACATATAGATGCCGGAAAAACAACTACAACTGAAAGAATATTGTTTTATACAGGAGTTAACCATAAAATCGGAGAGGTTCATGAAGGAGCCGCTACAATGGATTATATGGAACAGGAACAGGAAAGAGGAATTACAATTACATCTGCAGCAACTACTGCATTTTGGAACGGAAATAGAATTAATATAATAGACACACCAGGTCACGTGGACTTTACGGTGGAAGTAGAAAGATCACTAAGAGTGTTGGATGGAGCTGTTGCAGTGTTCTCTGCCGTTGACGGAGTTCAGCCGCAATCAGAAACTGTATGGAGACAGGCGGATAAATATAATGTACCGAGAATGGCATTTTTAAATAAAATGGACAGAATAGGAGCGGACTTTAATATGTGTGTAAACGATATTAAAGAAAAACTGGGAGGGAACGGAATACCTCTTCAACTGCCTATAGGTGCCGAAGATGCTTTTGAAGGTGTTATAGACCTGATAACTATGAAAGAATATTTGTTTAAAGATGAAACAATGGGAGCGGATTATTTAGTAAAAGATGTAAGAGCGGAATTGTTGGAAGAAGCTCAAACTGCG
This genomic window contains:
- the rpsG gene encoding 30S ribosomal protein S7, whose protein sequence is MSRRRRAEKRDVLPDSQFNDKVVTKFINGLMKDGKKSLAEKIFYTALKEITEETQEEGIEIFRRAMENVRPQLEVRSRRIGGATYQVPVEVRKERQQALAIRWLVRYTRERKEYGMVNKLKKELIAAANNEGGSVKKKDDTYKMAEANRAFAHYKW
- the rpsL gene encoding 30S ribosomal protein S12, yielding MPTINQLVRFGRSTSEKKKKSPALKGNPQKRGVCVRVYTTTPKKPNSALRKVARVKLVNGIEVTAYIPGIGHNLQEHSIVLIRGGRTKDLPGVRYKIIRGALDTAGVVNRKQARSRYGTKKPAAASSN